One region of Pyramidobacter sp. YE332 genomic DNA includes:
- a CDS encoding recombinase family protein → MSQEDALDGERNSIANQKKILLKYATDNGFPNPTFFIDDGVSGVTFDRPRWNEMIRLVEAGKVKTVIVKDMSRMGRDYLKVGYYTESFFAERDIRYIAINDGVDSDKGDNDFTPFRNLFNDFYARDTSKKIRAVMRAKGNAGEHLCTNPPYGYQKDPIDKKKWIVDEEAAEIVKRIFVLCIAGKGPMQIAKLLTAQHVLTVKAHYAQRDGKPLPEKPYKWSPKSVAGILERPEYTGCTVNFKTYSKSHKLKKRLHNAPENQRIFPNTQPAIIEEQVFARVQELRGNKRRPAKQAERQGLFSRLLYCADCGSKLHFATGKNMTPQQDCYRCSRYKSHALYPGRNVEAVRVAADFRCDGAVL, encoded by the coding sequence CTGTCCCAAGAGGACGCGCTGGACGGCGAGAGAAATAGCATAGCCAATCAAAAGAAAATCCTTTTGAAGTACGCAACCGACAACGGTTTCCCAAATCCCACGTTTTTCATCGACGACGGCGTTTCCGGGGTGACGTTTGACCGTCCGAGATGGAATGAGATGATCCGGCTGGTCGAAGCAGGAAAGGTTAAAACCGTCATTGTCAAGGATATGTCCCGCATGGGTCGCGACTATCTAAAAGTGGGCTACTATACCGAGAGCTTCTTTGCTGAGCGTGATATTCGGTATATCGCTATCAATGACGGCGTGGACAGCGACAAAGGGGACAATGATTTCACCCCTTTCCGTAACCTGTTCAACGACTTCTACGCCCGCGATACCAGCAAGAAGATTCGGGCTGTTATGCGAGCCAAAGGAAACGCCGGGGAACACCTCTGCACCAATCCGCCCTATGGGTATCAGAAAGACCCGATCGATAAAAAGAAATGGATTGTGGACGAGGAAGCCGCCGAGATCGTGAAGCGGATCTTCGTCCTGTGCATTGCGGGGAAAGGCCCCATGCAGATTGCTAAGTTGTTGACCGCCCAACACGTCCTGACCGTCAAGGCCCACTACGCCCAGCGGGACGGAAAGCCGCTGCCGGAGAAGCCTTACAAGTGGAGCCCGAAGTCTGTTGCTGGGATATTGGAGCGGCCAGAGTACACCGGCTGCACGGTGAACTTCAAGACCTATTCCAAGTCCCACAAGCTGAAAAAGCGACTGCACAATGCCCCAGAGAACCAGCGGATTTTCCCCAATACCCAGCCCGCCATTATCGAAGAACAAGTCTTTGCACGGGTACAGGAGTTGCGGGGGAACAAGCGCCGTCCGGCCAAGCAAGCCGAACGGCAAGGGCTGTTTTCTAGGCTGCTGTACTGCGCCGACTGTGGAAGCAAACTGCATTTTGCCACAGGCAAAAACATGACACCGCAGCAAGACTGCTATCGGTGTTCCCGGTATAAGAGTCATGCACTTTATCCGGGAAGAAACGTTGAAGCTGTTCGTGTTGCAGCGGATTTTCGATGTGACGGCGCTGTTCTTTGA
- a CDS encoding cysteine-rich KTR domain-containing protein, protein MKIEWILCPFCDSKTRLKIRDDTVLENFPLYCPKCKHETLIAVRQLNLSIIQEPDAKTQSR, encoded by the coding sequence ATGAAAATAGAATGGATTTTATGTCCCTTTTGCGACAGCAAAACGCGATTGAAAATCCGCGATGATACAGTGCTAGAAAACTTCCCACTGTATTGCCCGAAATGCAAACATGAAACCTTGATAGCGGTAAGACAACTGAATCTATCCATCATCCAAGAGCCAGACGCTAAGACGCAGAGCCGATAA
- a CDS encoding helix-turn-helix domain-containing protein, which produces MKQPTFNGRVLLPMDVIEAARAGSPLALERILLYYDRYINKICTRTLYDKDGLPYVGIDEYMKHRLQAKLAQAIVVKK; this is translated from the coding sequence ATGAAACAACCAACTTTTAACGGCAGAGTGCTTTTGCCCATGGACGTGATCGAAGCGGCCCGCGCCGGTAGCCCGTTGGCATTGGAGCGTATTTTGCTGTATTACGACCGCTATATCAACAAGATTTGCACGCGAACACTCTATGACAAAGACGGTTTGCCGTATGTCGGCATCGACGAGTATATGAAGCACCGCTTACAGGCGAAATTGGCGCAAGCCATTGTAGTCAAGAAATAG
- a CDS encoding ABC transporter substrate-binding protein, which produces MKKYIAAFAFSLAFAACAAAEPSGTVMLYSSMQEDQLIAIKQGFEKKYPGVTMEYYFAGTGKVMTKIATEAQAGRVDADIIWVGDPTNYVSFKAQGILQKYSSPEAEKIDKAFIDAEGYYTGARMMNMGIAYNTLNVEAADAPKTWNDLCDPKWNDQVVMTDPNTAGTTKYWRNAIMANAKYGAPFMEKLKANKCYFESGTTATHNQVAAGAYKLGVCLDYVTANLIKEGSPIAFVYPEDTVSIFSPIGLVKDCKNEANGKLLYDFILSKEGQEILVANNLLSVRSDVEQSADVAAIAAKAMDSDMAEVVAKQKENAAAFDKIFR; this is translated from the coding sequence ATGAAAAAGTACATCGCTGCGTTCGCGTTCAGCCTGGCCTTCGCGGCCTGCGCCGCCGCCGAGCCTTCCGGAACGGTCATGCTCTACTCCTCGATGCAGGAAGACCAGCTGATCGCCATCAAACAGGGCTTCGAAAAGAAGTATCCCGGCGTCACCATGGAGTATTACTTCGCCGGCACCGGCAAGGTCATGACCAAGATCGCCACCGAAGCTCAGGCCGGCCGCGTCGACGCCGACATCATCTGGGTCGGCGACCCGACCAACTACGTGTCGTTCAAGGCGCAGGGCATCCTGCAGAAGTACAGTTCGCCCGAAGCGGAAAAGATCGACAAGGCGTTCATCGACGCCGAGGGCTATTACACCGGCGCGCGCATGATGAACATGGGCATCGCCTACAACACGCTCAACGTCGAAGCCGCCGACGCGCCCAAGACGTGGAACGACCTCTGCGACCCAAAGTGGAACGACCAGGTCGTGATGACCGACCCCAACACCGCCGGCACCACCAAGTACTGGCGCAACGCGATCATGGCCAACGCCAAGTACGGCGCGCCGTTCATGGAAAAGCTCAAGGCCAACAAGTGCTACTTCGAAAGCGGCACCACCGCCACGCACAATCAGGTCGCGGCCGGCGCCTACAAGCTGGGCGTGTGCCTCGACTACGTCACCGCCAACCTGATCAAGGAAGGCTCGCCGATCGCCTTCGTCTATCCCGAGGACACGGTTTCCATCTTCAGCCCCATCGGACTGGTCAAGGACTGCAAGAACGAAGCCAACGGCAAGCTGCTCTACGATTTCATCCTTTCCAAGGAAGGGCAGGAGATCCTCGTCGCCAACAATCTGCTCTCCGTGCGCAGCGACGTGGAGCAGAGCGCCGACGTGGCCGCCATCGCCGCCAAGGCCATGGACAGCGACATGGCCGAAGTGGTCGCCAAGCAGAAGGAGAACGCCGCGGCGTTCGACAAGATCTTCCGCTAA
- a CDS encoding DUF4368 domain-containing protein — translation MKLFVLQRIFDVTALFFDDAMAFEEAARKQRFQEAEKEAKKRRREIAQAEKRIAELDRIFKRIYEDDISISGTVSHERFLKLSADYEAEQKELTEQVKTWRQAVETFEQDQADFASFAAIVRKYVGIRDLTPTIVNEFVKKIIVHAPDKSSGHRRQKIELVWNFIGEVNLPGDDQTVELQRKGRTA, via the coding sequence TTGAAGCTGTTCGTGTTGCAGCGGATTTTCGATGTGACGGCGCTGTTCTTTGACGATGCCATGGCATTTGAGGAAGCGGCGAGAAAGCAGCGTTTCCAAGAAGCGGAGAAGGAGGCCAAGAAGCGCAGGCGTGAAATCGCCCAAGCGGAAAAGCGCATTGCCGAACTTGACCGGATTTTCAAGCGCATCTATGAGGACGACATCAGCATCAGCGGTACGGTCAGCCATGAACGGTTCTTGAAACTCTCTGCCGACTATGAAGCAGAGCAAAAAGAACTAACAGAACAGGTCAAGACATGGCGGCAAGCGGTAGAAACCTTTGAACAAGATCAAGCCGATTTCGCTAGCTTTGCAGCCATTGTGCGGAAGTATGTAGGCATCCGAGACCTTACGCCCACCATCGTCAATGAGTTTGTAAAAAAGATTATCGTCCATGCGCCGGATAAGTCCAGCGGCCACCGCAGGCAGAAGATTGAACTGGTCTGGAACTTTATCGGAGAAGTCAACCTGCCGGGTGACGATCAGACTGTGGAACTGCAAAGAAAAGGCAGGACGGCATGA
- a CDS encoding double-cubane-cluster-containing anaerobic reductase codes for MRTIEEIVEGMREHAKDGPVLIKELSEKGVPIVGTYCTFVPWEIIHAAGAVSATLCSRSQKPIAAAEERLPRNLCPLIKASYGHAMTDTCPYFHFCGLVVAETTCDGKKKMFELLNDIRPVYTIQLPQRGDRPEDLEIMKKEFRLFVEEMERFTGHKIADDDLRAAIRLRNRERTALRGLWSLAELENPPLTGHEMWEFGEYMSFHFDKEAAVAWLERQVADLRAAVAAGEDRGLGKKPRVMVTGCPISGATKVIDAVEAAGGLVACYENCGGEKELRYLVDEDKDPLEALAEKYLGIGCSIMSPNEARLNAIGYLAGLYRVDGVLDMTLTSCHTYAVETYRVREFVHGLGKSYLAVETDFSENDKEQLATRIGAFIEML; via the coding sequence ATGAGAACGATCGAAGAGATTGTCGAGGGGATGAGGGAGCACGCCAAGGACGGTCCGGTGCTCATCAAGGAACTGAGCGAAAAGGGCGTGCCCATCGTCGGCACCTACTGCACGTTCGTGCCGTGGGAGATCATCCACGCCGCCGGCGCCGTGTCGGCGACGCTGTGTTCGCGCAGCCAGAAGCCCATCGCCGCCGCCGAGGAGCGCCTGCCGCGCAACCTCTGCCCGCTGATCAAGGCCAGTTACGGCCACGCCATGACCGACACCTGCCCGTACTTCCACTTCTGCGGCCTGGTCGTCGCCGAGACGACCTGCGACGGCAAGAAGAAGATGTTCGAACTGCTCAACGACATCAGGCCGGTCTACACGATCCAGCTGCCGCAACGCGGCGACCGTCCCGAAGACCTGGAGATCATGAAGAAGGAGTTCCGGCTCTTCGTGGAAGAGATGGAGCGTTTCACCGGCCACAAGATCGCCGACGACGATTTGCGCGCCGCCATCCGCCTGCGCAACCGCGAGCGCACGGCCCTGCGTGGGCTGTGGTCGCTGGCCGAGCTGGAGAATCCGCCGCTGACCGGACACGAAATGTGGGAATTCGGCGAGTACATGAGCTTCCATTTCGACAAGGAAGCCGCCGTCGCCTGGCTCGAACGGCAGGTCGCCGACCTGCGCGCCGCCGTCGCCGCGGGCGAAGACCGCGGCCTCGGCAAAAAGCCGCGCGTGATGGTTACCGGCTGCCCGATCAGCGGCGCCACCAAGGTGATCGACGCCGTCGAGGCGGCCGGCGGACTGGTGGCCTGCTACGAGAACTGCGGCGGCGAGAAAGAACTTCGCTACCTCGTCGACGAAGACAAGGATCCGCTCGAGGCGCTGGCCGAAAAGTACCTCGGCATCGGCTGTTCGATCATGAGCCCCAACGAGGCGCGTCTGAACGCGATCGGCTATCTGGCCGGCCTCTACCGCGTCGACGGCGTGCTCGACATGACGCTGACGTCGTGCCACACGTACGCCGTCGAAACGTACCGCGTGCGCGAGTTCGTGCACGGCCTCGGCAAAAGCTATCTGGCCGTGGAGACCGACTTCTCCGAGAACGACAAGGAACAGCTGGCCACGCGCATCGGCGCGTTCATCGAGATGCTCTGA
- a CDS encoding PadR family transcriptional regulator, giving the protein MLGIVLEKPQSAYDIQKDVEYHHFSRWTKISVPSIYRKVLQLSEKGYLQSDIVKGDKFADKAIYSITDQGRAYFKELMASCAASTVPLLFDFNVVITNLNKMDKAEALELVSVLRQSIQSSAESNEGYAREFTDIPLVGRTIFEQQQLLYRTLLEWLDHFEGQFLEE; this is encoded by the coding sequence ATACTTGGTATTGTATTGGAGAAACCGCAAAGCGCCTATGACATTCAAAAGGATGTGGAGTACCACCATTTTTCTCGCTGGACGAAAATAAGCGTGCCTTCTATTTATCGAAAAGTACTCCAGTTGAGCGAGAAGGGGTATCTCCAAAGCGATATTGTCAAGGGCGATAAGTTTGCGGATAAGGCCATTTATTCTATTACTGATCAGGGCAGAGCGTATTTCAAGGAGCTGATGGCCTCTTGCGCCGCTAGCACGGTACCCCTGTTATTCGATTTCAATGTGGTCATTACCAATCTGAATAAGATGGACAAGGCCGAAGCGTTGGAGCTGGTTTCGGTGTTGCGCCAGAGCATACAGTCCTCGGCTGAATCGAACGAGGGCTATGCGCGGGAATTTACAGACATTCCCTTGGTTGGGAGAACGATTTTTGAGCAGCAGCAGCTTCTCTATCGCACTCTTTTGGAATGGCTGGATCACTTTGAAGGGCAGTTCTTAGAAGAATGA
- a CDS encoding iron ABC transporter permease: MRLGLRRNRDLAALDGRRFSLDGAMTLLSFALLLVIVVIPIFMIVYHAFFYQGRFDPSLFASQLLDPKTLGSMWNTVKIAFWVTLFGTVMGVFYAWLLGRSDIPAKGLMRALFSIPYMFPPFLGAMAWDLLLNGRSGYLNRWLVRAFGLAGAPFNINSVWGIVFVEISYYFPFVFMQVVSALERMDPTLEECARIAGARQMTVIRKITLPLVLPAISAGALLILISSLAHFGVPSILGFSQGIFTLPTQIFDTIQRAEGSFEGIRQGAALSILLVVVVSAALIVQKKVLSAGSYDIIKGKSMRPTLIKLRGSRIPLLILAVATLVMIVVVPLVMIFLVGLVKAYGLPLIPKNFTLNNYVKVFSASGTFASIKNSLFASSTAGVVCMFLGTLIAYVVQKIRPRGRGVLEVLSVLPYSIPGTVLAVGVILAWSGSLGGISLYNTIWIILVAYLARYLSFSMKSSSAALLQVHPSLEEAARACGASHTESLKDVTLPLIRPAMVAGFFLIFLPAMREVTTSVLLYGPYTRTLGVQIYSLRDAGMMPQAAALGSVAILLIIVCNAVVTYLTRDRKGV; this comes from the coding sequence ATGAGACTCGGCCTGCGCAGAAACAGAGATCTGGCGGCGCTCGACGGCCGCCGCTTCAGCCTCGACGGGGCGATGACGCTGCTCAGCTTCGCGCTGCTGCTGGTGATCGTCGTCATCCCCATCTTCATGATCGTGTACCACGCCTTTTTCTATCAGGGGCGCTTCGACCCTTCGCTGTTCGCAAGCCAGCTGCTCGACCCGAAGACGCTCGGTTCGATGTGGAATACGGTCAAGATCGCCTTCTGGGTGACGCTGTTCGGCACGGTCATGGGCGTGTTCTACGCCTGGCTGCTGGGGCGCAGCGACATTCCCGCCAAGGGGCTGATGCGCGCGCTGTTCAGCATCCCCTACATGTTCCCGCCGTTTTTGGGGGCCATGGCCTGGGACTTGCTGCTCAACGGCCGTTCGGGCTACCTGAACCGCTGGCTGGTGCGCGCGTTCGGCCTCGCCGGCGCGCCGTTCAACATCAACTCGGTGTGGGGCATCGTCTTCGTGGAAATTTCCTATTATTTCCCGTTCGTCTTCATGCAGGTGGTCAGCGCGCTCGAGCGCATGGATCCGACGCTGGAGGAATGCGCCCGCATCGCCGGCGCGCGGCAGATGACCGTGATCCGCAAGATCACGCTGCCGCTGGTGCTGCCGGCCATCTCCGCCGGAGCGCTGCTGATCCTGATCTCGTCGCTGGCGCATTTCGGCGTGCCGTCGATCCTCGGCTTCTCGCAGGGGATATTCACGCTGCCGACGCAGATCTTCGACACGATCCAGCGCGCCGAAGGCAGTTTCGAAGGCATCCGCCAGGGCGCGGCGCTGTCGATCCTGCTGGTGGTCGTCGTGTCCGCCGCCCTGATCGTGCAGAAAAAGGTGCTCAGCGCCGGCAGTTACGACATCATCAAGGGCAAGTCGATGCGCCCGACGCTGATCAAGCTGCGCGGCTCCAGGATCCCGCTGCTGATCCTCGCCGTCGCGACGCTGGTCATGATCGTCGTCGTGCCGCTGGTGATGATCTTCCTGGTCGGCCTGGTCAAGGCCTACGGCCTGCCGCTAATTCCCAAGAACTTCACGCTCAACAACTACGTTAAAGTTTTTTCGGCCTCGGGAACCTTCGCCTCGATCAAGAACTCGCTGTTCGCCTCGTCCACGGCCGGCGTTGTCTGCATGTTCCTGGGCACGCTGATCGCCTACGTGGTGCAGAAGATCCGCCCGCGCGGGCGCGGCGTCCTCGAGGTGCTTTCGGTGCTGCCGTATTCGATCCCCGGCACGGTGCTGGCCGTCGGCGTCATCCTCGCCTGGTCGGGCAGCCTCGGCGGCATCAGCTTGTACAACACGATCTGGATCATCCTCGTCGCCTATCTGGCGCGCTATCTGTCCTTCTCGATGAAGAGTTCCTCGGCGGCGCTGCTGCAGGTCCATCCCTCGCTCGAGGAAGCGGCGCGCGCGTGCGGCGCCTCGCACACCGAGAGCCTCAAGGACGTGACGCTGCCGCTGATCCGCCCCGCCATGGTGGCCGGGTTCTTCCTGATCTTTTTGCCCGCCATGCGCGAAGTCACCACCTCGGTGCTGCTCTACGGCCCTTACACGCGCACGCTGGGCGTGCAGATCTATTCGCTGCGCGACGCCGGCATGATGCCGCAGGCGGCCGCGCTCGGCTCGGTGGCGATCCTGCTGATCATCGTCTGCAACGCCGTCGTCACCTATCTTACCCGCGACCGGAAGGGGGTCTAG
- a CDS encoding ABC transporter ATP-binding protein yields the protein MGKVIFRNVSFRYGERDIFKNFSLEVEDGQILCLVGPSGCGKTTLARCLLGLNKPRTGEIYVGDECLFSAEKRINVPVERRNIGIVFQDYAVWPHMTVKENVLYPLRKRRVPRDEAEKRATHALSQVNMTEYAAHLPSQLSGGQQQRVAIARALVCDGGLIVMDEPITNLDAKLREQMLIEIREIQRNLGTTILYITHDQQSALQLCDRMAVMQQDGSLCQVGTDEDIILRPANRFAFEFIGVSNFIPVVALGGGLGLDTGAGVAPWEGELPAGLDPSRGVDLGVRPNDVVFDAASPLRARVERRTFLGSEYDYRVALGARELRVQQSTLDAVRHGVAKAGDEVGLRLLNPRYYEAKKEASA from the coding sequence ATGGGCAAAGTCATCTTCAGAAACGTCTCCTTCCGTTACGGCGAGCGCGACATCTTCAAAAATTTCAGCCTCGAAGTGGAAGACGGACAGATCCTCTGCCTCGTCGGCCCCTCGGGCTGCGGCAAGACCACGCTGGCCCGCTGCCTTCTGGGGCTGAACAAGCCGCGGACGGGAGAGATCTACGTGGGGGACGAGTGCCTCTTCAGCGCCGAAAAGCGGATCAACGTTCCCGTGGAACGGCGCAACATCGGCATCGTCTTTCAGGATTACGCCGTGTGGCCGCACATGACCGTGAAGGAAAACGTGCTTTATCCGCTCAGGAAACGCCGCGTCCCCAGAGACGAGGCGGAAAAACGGGCCACGCACGCCCTCTCGCAGGTCAACATGACGGAATACGCCGCCCACCTGCCCAGCCAGCTTTCGGGCGGCCAGCAGCAGCGCGTCGCCATCGCCCGCGCGCTGGTGTGCGACGGCGGCCTGATCGTCATGGACGAGCCGATCACCAACCTCGACGCCAAGCTGCGCGAGCAGATGCTGATCGAGATCCGCGAGATCCAGCGCAATCTGGGCACGACGATCCTTTACATCACCCACGATCAGCAGTCGGCGCTGCAGCTCTGCGACAGGATGGCCGTCATGCAGCAGGACGGCTCGCTGTGCCAGGTCGGCACGGACGAGGACATCATCCTGCGCCCGGCCAACCGTTTCGCGTTCGAGTTCATCGGCGTGTCGAACTTCATTCCCGTCGTCGCGCTGGGCGGCGGCCTGGGACTGGACACCGGCGCGGGCGTCGCGCCGTGGGAAGGGGAGCTTCCCGCGGGGCTCGATCCAAGCCGCGGCGTCGATCTGGGGGTGCGTCCCAACGACGTCGTTTTCGACGCCGCCTCGCCGCTGCGCGCCCGCGTGGAGCGGCGCACGTTCCTCGGCAGCGAGTACGATTACCGCGTCGCGCTGGGCGCGCGCGAACTGCGCGTGCAACAGAGCACGCTCGACGCGGTTCGGCACGGCGTCGCAAAGGCGGGGGACGAAGTGGGGCTGCGTCTGCTCAATCCCCGTTACTACGAAGCGAAAAAGGAGGCGTCGGCATGA
- a CDS encoding acyl-CoA dehydratase activase, giving the protein MKFVLGIDIGSTAVKGVLYAGEALQWGLAPTGWSPRDAGEAMIAELLRRRELSEGDLAALISTGYGRRALTAATKQVTEITCHARGAHELCPQARTVLDIGGQDSKVILLDERGGVVDFAMNDKCAAGTGRFFQVLSHALDYDVESFGAVPADGPVEPLSSMCTVFAESEVIGNLARGVPRENIVRGLLKSIASRSAGMLAKVGMKPPLFFSGGLSRSPSLRTFLEKELDCPVQVHEKSQFAGALGAALIGWGAIE; this is encoded by the coding sequence ATGAAGTTCGTGCTGGGAATCGACATCGGCTCCACCGCCGTCAAGGGGGTCCTGTACGCCGGCGAGGCGCTGCAGTGGGGGCTCGCGCCGACGGGCTGGAGCCCGCGCGACGCGGGCGAGGCCATGATCGCGGAGCTGCTGCGGCGGCGCGAACTGAGCGAAGGGGATCTGGCCGCGCTGATCTCGACGGGGTACGGCCGCCGCGCGCTGACGGCCGCCACGAAGCAGGTCACGGAGATCACCTGCCACGCCCGCGGCGCGCACGAGCTGTGCCCGCAGGCGCGCACGGTGCTCGACATCGGCGGGCAGGACAGCAAGGTGATCCTGCTCGACGAGCGGGGCGGCGTGGTGGATTTCGCGATGAACGACAAGTGCGCCGCGGGAACGGGGCGCTTTTTTCAGGTGCTCAGCCACGCGCTGGACTACGACGTCGAGAGCTTCGGCGCCGTTCCGGCCGACGGGCCGGTGGAGCCGCTGTCGAGCATGTGCACCGTCTTCGCCGAGAGCGAAGTGATCGGCAACCTGGCCCGCGGCGTGCCGCGCGAAAACATCGTGCGCGGTCTGCTGAAGAGCATCGCCTCGCGGTCGGCGGGGATGCTCGCCAAAGTGGGGATGAAGCCGCCGCTGTTTTTCTCCGGCGGCCTGTCGCGCAGCCCGTCGCTGCGGACGTTTTTGGAAAAGGAGCTGGACTGCCCCGTGCAGGTCCACGAAAAATCGCAATTCGCCGGCGCGCTCGGCGCCGCGCTGATTGGCTGGGGGGCCATCGAATGA
- a CDS encoding ABC transporter ATP-binding protein, with amino-acid sequence MDQVVLRGVTKRFATKTLGDIVAVDDFTFSVREGECFSFLGPSGCGKSTTLRMIAGFEDLSEGEIELCGRPVSVKSKNLYVPPEERGLGMVFQAFAVWPHMNVFENVAFPLRIQKMNRTDVDRKVADALAHTSLTGLENSYPSDLSGGQQQRIALARAIVTRPKVMLLDEPLSNLDPKLRESMRFEIKELQRKFNFTIIFVTHDQSEAMAISDRMMVCDMGRIMQIDTPENLYTNPVNRFVHSFLGESTFLNVVVKDGQAYAEGDLDHPLGLPVPADAAGRMVVATRPNAIELSGGNDGYQTHVEKRIFLTDRTEYLIPVGNQTLKVQTPHRVSFSQGEKCAVRLAAPVWYPADDEAAEKERLRRQLV; translated from the coding sequence ATGGATCAGGTCGTACTGCGCGGCGTCACCAAACGCTTCGCCACCAAAACGCTCGGCGACATCGTCGCCGTGGACGATTTCACCTTCAGCGTCCGCGAGGGCGAGTGCTTCTCGTTCCTCGGGCCGTCCGGCTGCGGCAAATCGACGACGCTGCGCATGATCGCCGGTTTCGAAGACCTCAGCGAGGGCGAGATCGAACTCTGCGGCCGCCCCGTCTCGGTGAAGAGCAAGAACCTCTACGTGCCGCCCGAAGAGCGCGGCCTCGGCATGGTCTTCCAGGCCTTCGCCGTCTGGCCGCACATGAACGTCTTCGAGAACGTTGCCTTCCCGCTGCGCATCCAGAAGATGAACCGGACGGACGTCGACCGCAAAGTCGCCGACGCCTTGGCGCACACCAGCCTGACCGGTCTGGAGAACTCCTATCCGTCCGACCTCTCCGGCGGCCAGCAGCAGCGCATCGCCCTGGCCCGCGCCATCGTCACCCGCCCCAAAGTGATGCTGCTCGACGAGCCGCTGTCGAACCTCGACCCCAAACTGCGTGAGTCCATGCGTTTCGAGATCAAGGAGCTGCAGCGCAAGTTCAACTTCACGATCATCTTCGTCACCCACGACCAGTCGGAAGCCATGGCCATCTCCGACCGCATGATGGTCTGCGACATGGGCAGGATCATGCAGATCGACACGCCCGAAAACCTCTACACCAATCCCGTCAACCGCTTCGTGCACAGCTTCCTCGGCGAGAGCACCTTCCTCAACGTCGTCGTCAAAGACGGCCAGGCTTACGCCGAAGGCGACCTCGACCATCCGCTCGGCCTCCCCGTCCCCGCGGACGCCGCCGGACGCATGGTCGTTGCCACGCGCCCCAACGCCATCGAGCTGAGCGGCGGCAACGACGGCTATCAGACCCACGTGGAAAAGCGCATCTTCCTCACCGACCGCACCGAGTACCTGATCCCCGTCGGCAATCAAACGCTGAAAGTGCAGACGCCGCACCGCGTCTCCTTCAGCCAGGGCGAAAAGTGCGCCGTCCGCCTCGCCGCCCCCGTCTGGTACCCCGCCGACGACGAAGCGGCCGAAAAGGAACGTTTGAGACGGCAGCTGGTATAG
- a CDS encoding YjdF family protein yields MSTGPQSSLTILFEAPFWIGLYERTDNGKYEVCKITFGSEPKDYEVYEFLLKNWHKLKFSPPIQTEIAIERKINPKRMQREIQSQLQDKGIGTKAQQALKFQHEQCKLERKTKSREQKEAEKDRQFAIRQEKKKAKHRGR; encoded by the coding sequence ATGAGTACAGGCCCCCAAAGCAGTTTGACCATCCTGTTCGAGGCTCCGTTTTGGATCGGTCTATACGAAAGAACGGATAACGGTAAGTACGAGGTATGCAAAATCACTTTTGGCTCAGAACCCAAAGATTATGAGGTCTATGAGTTTCTGTTGAAGAATTGGCACAAGCTGAAATTCAGTCCTCCAATCCAGACCGAGATAGCCATAGAGCGAAAAATCAATCCCAAACGTATGCAGCGCGAAATTCAAAGCCAACTGCAGGATAAAGGCATTGGAACAAAGGCGCAGCAGGCGTTGAAATTCCAGCATGAGCAATGTAAGCTGGAACGGAAAACCAAGAGCCGTGAGCAGAAAGAGGCGGAGAAAGACCGCCAGTTTGCCATACGGCAGGAAAAGAAGAAAGCCAAGCACAGAGGAAGATAA
- a CDS encoding sigma-70 family RNA polymerase sigma factor, with amino-acid sequence MKYIPNDYGKRCRFDAFCKTVLRNEARNHLRDLACQRNRETEFSALSQHEMDKLCTVDKYPSDSILFTAYGYALHIRDELVADAFASLPEQEQRILILYCVLELADGEIGGLVGMSRSAVQRHRTKTLNELRRNLKSKGVKN; translated from the coding sequence ATGAAATATATCCCTAATGATTATGGAAAACGCTGCCGGTTTGACGCTTTCTGCAAAACTGTCCTCCGCAACGAGGCCAGAAACCACCTGCGGGATTTGGCTTGCCAGCGGAACCGGGAAACCGAGTTCAGCGCCTTGTCCCAACATGAAATGGACAAGCTCTGCACGGTGGACAAATACCCAAGTGACAGCATCCTGTTCACGGCATACGGCTACGCTCTGCATATCCGGGACGAGCTGGTGGCTGATGCCTTTGCAAGCCTGCCGGAACAGGAGCAAAGAATTTTGATCCTGTATTGTGTGTTGGAGCTGGCAGACGGTGAGATCGGCGGTCTTGTGGGAATGTCCCGCAGCGCCGTCCAGCGGCATAGAACAAAGACACTGAACGAACTGCGAAGAAATTTGAAATCCAAAGGAGTGAAGAACTAA